One stretch of Methylococcus capsulatus DNA includes these proteins:
- a CDS encoding citrate synthase yields MSNFAKLELNEGVVEIPVIEGTEGEKAIDITKLRAQTGYITLDPGYGNTGSCLSAITYIDGEKGILRYRGIDIAELCEKSTFVEVSYLLIYGQLPTVEQYARFKEKIHHHSLIHEDMKSFFTSYPGHAHPMAILSSMVCSLSVYHPELLKPDQTIDERDETISRLLSKVRVLAAFAYKRSVGEAFVYTRPELDYISNFLHMMFTRPMRGYVPDELIRKVLDVLFILHADHEQNCSTSTVRMVGSSKANLFAAISAGICALWGPLHGGANQAVIEMLEEIHRAGGCYKKFIERAKDKNDPYRLMGFGHRVYKSYDPRAQILKKYCDEVLNYLGIDDPILEIAKGLEDVALTDPYFIERKLYPNVDFYSGIIYRALKIPTNMFTVMFALGRLPGWIAHWKEMLEDPGMRIARPRQIYIGERQRSYVPIAQR; encoded by the coding sequence ATGTCGAATTTTGCCAAACTTGAACTGAACGAAGGGGTCGTGGAAATCCCGGTGATCGAGGGCACCGAGGGTGAGAAGGCCATCGACATCACCAAGCTGCGGGCCCAGACTGGCTATATCACGCTCGATCCCGGCTACGGCAATACCGGCTCTTGCCTGTCGGCCATCACCTACATCGATGGTGAGAAAGGCATCTTGCGCTACCGCGGCATCGACATCGCCGAGCTGTGCGAAAAGTCGACTTTCGTCGAGGTAAGCTACCTCTTGATTTACGGCCAGTTGCCGACGGTGGAGCAGTATGCGAGGTTCAAGGAGAAGATTCACCATCACTCGCTGATCCACGAGGACATGAAAAGCTTCTTCACCTCGTATCCCGGTCATGCCCACCCCATGGCGATCCTCTCCTCCATGGTCTGCTCGCTCTCGGTCTATCACCCCGAGTTGCTGAAACCGGACCAGACCATCGACGAGCGTGACGAAACCATTTCGAGGCTCCTGTCCAAGGTCCGGGTGCTGGCCGCCTTTGCTTACAAGCGTTCGGTGGGCGAGGCATTCGTCTATACCCGACCCGAGCTGGACTACATCTCCAACTTCCTGCATATGATGTTCACCCGGCCGATGCGGGGTTATGTACCGGACGAGCTGATCCGCAAGGTGCTGGACGTGCTGTTCATCCTCCATGCCGATCATGAACAGAACTGTTCGACCTCCACGGTACGCATGGTGGGGTCATCCAAGGCCAACCTGTTCGCGGCGATTTCCGCCGGCATCTGCGCGCTGTGGGGGCCGCTCCATGGGGGAGCCAACCAGGCTGTCATCGAAATGCTGGAGGAAATCCACCGGGCCGGCGGCTGCTACAAGAAGTTCATCGAACGGGCCAAGGACAAGAACGACCCCTACCGGCTGATGGGCTTCGGCCATCGGGTTTACAAGAGCTACGATCCCCGTGCCCAGATACTCAAGAAATATTGCGACGAAGTGCTCAATTATTTGGGCATAGACGATCCGATCCTGGAAATCGCCAAGGGGCTGGAGGATGTGGCGTTGACCGATCCCTATTTCATCGAGCGTAAGCTCTATCCGAACGTCGATTTCTATTCCGGCATCATCTACCGGGCGTTGAAAATCCCGACCAACATGTTCACGGTAATGTTCGCGCTCGGCCGGCTGCCGGGATGGATCGCGCACTGGAAGGAGATGTTGGAGGATCCGGGTATGCGGATCGCCCGTCCGCGTCAGATCTATATCGGCGAAAGACAACGTTCCTACGTGCCCATCGCCCAGCGCTGA
- a CDS encoding cation:proton antiporter: MESFRTDLLLIALMAMLAPMLAELPKSFRIPIVVAEIILGILVGPKALHLVEPSLVIDALAHLGLTFLIFLVGMEIDLGKIGRRPLTTGALGWTLSFAVAITCVLVFQALGLIRLPLLLAAGALTTTALGILVPILRDSGEIDTDFGKYVLASGTIGELGPMFLLSFMAIPGHDNFLHTLFVLSFLTITLIAAYLAIRVRSSPLLDRLARSMQSSGQLPVRICIAFQALLILLAGKFGLDVVMGALASGMVVGLASKGPGGDVLRSKLEAIGYGFLVPIFFVTAGIHFDLDALWASPLVPLQIMILLALLILVRSIPLFIYRRSLSPADIVPFILYSATGLPLIVVITEIALPLGLMSPERAAVLVSAGMISVLAFPILADRLRMRLGLSA, from the coding sequence ATGGAAAGCTTTAGAACCGACCTTTTGCTCATTGCACTCATGGCGATGCTCGCGCCCATGCTGGCGGAATTGCCGAAGAGCTTTCGGATACCCATCGTCGTCGCAGAGATCATTCTGGGCATCCTCGTCGGGCCGAAGGCACTGCACCTGGTGGAACCTTCCCTGGTGATCGACGCTCTGGCACACCTCGGGTTGACCTTCCTGATTTTCCTGGTCGGCATGGAAATCGATCTCGGCAAAATCGGCAGACGGCCGCTGACGACCGGGGCGCTCGGCTGGACATTGTCTTTCGCCGTCGCTATCACATGCGTATTAGTTTTCCAGGCATTGGGGCTGATCCGCCTGCCGCTGCTCCTGGCAGCCGGGGCGTTGACCACCACCGCGTTGGGTATACTCGTACCCATCCTGCGCGACTCCGGAGAAATCGATACCGATTTTGGAAAGTATGTCCTCGCTTCGGGTACCATCGGCGAACTCGGCCCGATGTTTCTGCTATCGTTCATGGCGATTCCGGGCCATGACAATTTCCTTCACACTCTGTTCGTCCTTTCTTTCCTGACGATCACTCTGATCGCAGCATACCTGGCCATCCGGGTCCGCTCGTCGCCATTGCTCGACCGCCTTGCCCGCTCCATGCAGAGTAGTGGCCAGCTTCCGGTACGTATCTGCATCGCTTTCCAGGCGCTGCTGATTCTGCTCGCCGGCAAATTCGGGCTGGACGTCGTCATGGGCGCACTTGCCTCGGGCATGGTCGTGGGTCTCGCCAGCAAAGGGCCAGGAGGTGATGTGCTGAGGTCCAAGCTCGAAGCCATCGGGTATGGCTTTCTGGTTCCCATCTTCTTCGTCACGGCCGGCATTCATTTCGATCTCGACGCCTTGTGGGCCAGTCCACTCGTACCGCTCCAAATCATGATTCTGCTGGCTTTGCTCATCCTGGTGCGCAGCATTCCTTTGTTCATTTATCGCCGCAGTCTGTCGCCCGCCGATATCGTCCCCTTCATCCTCTATTCGGCGACGGGGCTGCCACTCATCGTCGTGATCACCGAGATCGCCCTGCCGTTGGGCCTCATGTCGCCGGAACGTGCGGCCGTCTTGGTCAGCGCAGGGATGATCTCTGTGCTGGCCTTCCCCATTTTGGCCGATAGGCTACGAATGAGACTGGGCCTGTCGGCATGA